In Halorubrum sp. PV6, a single window of DNA contains:
- a CDS encoding sensor histidine kinase KdpD, giving the protein MKLGPDTVFGRPPRSLAVGYFCLGSALVVATDLALASMAGSLATWTPVRAAVGVAFVALSSVTLYGATAYQERRAVAAQSELDTSNQQLQVLSRVFRHNVRNDLNIIQGYADLLDDRVDDDRSQEFLQTIRETTDDVVEISEKLRVIEETSAAPPTGRVNLADSVRDAAAGVDRAGVSLTIDAPAEAWVRADASIKYPIREVFENAVTHNDESVRRVDAHVTENGTTACLEVRDNGPGIPDDEQAVLRAEEETPLSHASSIGLWLVKWMCETQGGTVGFETSDDGTTVRLRFDAAEDPPSTTSADRSVGRDTSAGRRGAGGDETATTEVVADGAGGEEGE; this is encoded by the coding sequence ATGAAATTAGGACCCGACACCGTCTTCGGTCGCCCCCCGCGCAGTCTCGCTGTCGGGTACTTCTGTCTCGGCTCCGCGCTCGTCGTCGCGACCGACCTCGCACTCGCGTCGATGGCCGGATCGCTCGCGACGTGGACGCCAGTTCGGGCCGCGGTCGGGGTCGCGTTCGTCGCCCTGTCGTCGGTCACGCTCTACGGCGCGACGGCGTATCAAGAGCGCCGCGCGGTCGCCGCACAGAGCGAACTCGACACGTCGAACCAACAGTTACAGGTGTTGAGTCGGGTGTTTCGCCACAACGTTCGGAACGACCTCAACATCATTCAGGGATACGCGGACCTGCTCGACGACCGCGTGGACGACGACCGGAGCCAGGAGTTCCTCCAGACGATCCGCGAGACGACGGACGACGTCGTCGAGATAAGCGAGAAGCTGCGGGTCATCGAGGAGACGTCGGCGGCGCCGCCGACCGGGCGGGTCAACCTCGCCGACTCGGTCCGCGACGCGGCCGCGGGCGTCGACCGGGCGGGCGTCTCGCTCACGATCGACGCGCCCGCCGAGGCGTGGGTCCGCGCGGACGCGTCGATCAAGTACCCGATCCGGGAGGTGTTCGAGAACGCCGTCACGCACAACGACGAGTCGGTGCGGCGCGTCGACGCTCACGTTACGGAGAACGGGACGACCGCGTGCCTGGAGGTCCGCGACAACGGGCCTGGGATCCCCGACGACGAGCAGGCCGTGTTGCGCGCCGAAGAGGAGACGCCGCTCTCACACGCGAGCAGCATCGGGTTGTGGCTCGTCAAGTGGATGTGTGAGACGCAGGGCGGAACCGTCGGCTTCGAGACGAGCGACGACGGGACGACCGTCCGGCTCCGGTTCGACGCGGCCGAGGACCCGCCGTCGACGACGAGCGCCGACCGAAGCGTGGGACGCGACACGAGCGCGGGCCGGCGCGGTGCGGGCGGCGACGAGACGGCCACGACGGAGGTCGTCGCCGACGGCGCCGGCGGCGAAGAAGGGGAATGA
- a CDS encoding DUF5808 domain-containing protein encodes MADKPSSGEILGIPYNFERPSLGRLLSSYWQPGKGMLVEKPFGIGYTLNLANWRSWIVLAVAGGLYYQQTQSGDVADTIDDDDASDEPVEVIVDDD; translated from the coding sequence ATGGCAGACAAACCGTCCTCGGGAGAGATTCTCGGAATCCCGTACAACTTCGAGCGGCCGAGCCTCGGCCGACTGCTCTCGTCGTACTGGCAGCCCGGCAAAGGGATGTTAGTCGAGAAGCCGTTCGGCATCGGCTACACCCTGAACCTCGCGAACTGGCGCTCCTGGATCGTCCTCGCGGTCGCCGGCGGGCTCTACTACCAGCAGACGCAGTCCGGTGACGTCGCCGACACGATCGACGACGACGACGCGAGCGACGAACCGGTCGAAGTGATCGTCGACGACGACTGA
- a CDS encoding bifunctional N(6)-L-threonylcarbamoyladenine synthase/serine/threonine protein kinase — translation MRVLGIEGTAWCASAALYDAETDAVLIESDPYEPDSGGIHPREAAEHMSEAIPEVVDAVLTAAEAEHGPDAVDAVAFSKGPGLGPCLRTVGTAARSLAGALDVPLVGVNHMVAHLEIGRHRSGFENPVCLNASGANAHLLGYHDGRYRVLGETMDAGVGNAIDKFTRHVGWDHPGGPKVEAAAKRYAAESASSDEPGDLLDLPYVVKGMDFSFSGISSAANDAFDADVPVEKICYSLQEHVFAMLTEVSERALSLTGADELVLGGGVAQNDRLREMLSSMCAARGAAFHAPEPRFLRDNAGMIAVLGAKMARAGDTIAVADSAIDPNFRPDQVPVTWRDERSIARARAPGGDDATDEDRRGAEATVTTSGEDGDRRVVKRRVPKAYRHPELDRTLRRDRTVAEARLTSEARRAGVPTPLVADADVPNATLTLQHVGACDLAAALDDGADSAAAVGRQLARLHEAGVVHGDPTTRNVRVGADAAGGAAAASTDRTVLIDFGLAYHTGHVEDHAMDLHVFEGSIRATAADPAPLIEAFEDGYAEVGANEVLDRLRDIEGRGRYR, via the coding sequence ATGCGCGTTCTCGGCATCGAAGGGACCGCGTGGTGTGCGAGCGCCGCCCTGTACGATGCCGAGACCGACGCCGTTCTCATCGAATCTGACCCCTACGAGCCGGACAGCGGCGGCATTCATCCGCGAGAGGCCGCCGAACACATGTCCGAGGCGATCCCGGAAGTCGTCGACGCCGTCCTCACCGCGGCCGAGGCGGAACACGGCCCCGACGCGGTCGACGCCGTCGCCTTCTCGAAGGGTCCCGGGCTCGGTCCGTGTCTCCGCACCGTCGGCACCGCCGCCCGGTCGCTTGCGGGGGCGCTCGACGTGCCGCTCGTCGGCGTCAACCACATGGTGGCGCACTTGGAGATCGGACGCCACCGCTCCGGCTTCGAGAACCCGGTGTGTCTCAACGCCTCCGGCGCGAACGCGCATCTGCTCGGCTACCACGACGGCCGGTACCGCGTCCTCGGAGAGACGATGGACGCCGGCGTCGGCAACGCGATAGACAAGTTCACTCGCCACGTCGGCTGGGATCACCCCGGCGGCCCGAAAGTCGAGGCGGCCGCGAAGCGATACGCCGCCGAGTCTGCCAGTTCCGACGAGCCGGGCGACCTCTTAGACCTCCCCTACGTCGTCAAGGGGATGGACTTCTCCTTTTCGGGGATCAGCTCCGCCGCGAACGACGCGTTCGACGCCGACGTACCGGTCGAGAAGATCTGTTATTCGCTCCAAGAACACGTGTTCGCGATGCTGACGGAGGTCTCTGAGCGGGCCCTCTCGCTTACGGGCGCCGACGAACTCGTGTTGGGCGGCGGGGTCGCCCAGAACGACCGCCTCCGCGAGATGCTCTCGTCGATGTGCGCGGCTCGCGGCGCCGCGTTCCACGCCCCGGAACCGCGGTTTCTGCGCGACAACGCCGGGATGATCGCCGTGTTGGGCGCGAAAATGGCGCGCGCCGGCGACACCATCGCCGTCGCCGACTCCGCGATCGACCCGAACTTCCGCCCGGATCAGGTGCCCGTGACGTGGCGAGACGAGCGGTCCATCGCCCGCGCCCGCGCTCCCGGTGGCGACGACGCGACGGACGAAGACCGACGGGGCGCGGAGGCGACGGTGACGACGAGCGGCGAGGACGGCGACCGCCGCGTCGTCAAGCGCCGCGTGCCGAAGGCGTATCGACACCCCGAACTCGACCGGACGCTCAGGCGCGACCGAACCGTCGCGGAGGCCCGACTGACGAGCGAGGCGCGCCGGGCGGGCGTGCCGACGCCGCTCGTGGCGGACGCCGACGTGCCGAACGCGACGTTGACGCTCCAGCACGTCGGCGCCTGCGACCTCGCCGCCGCCCTCGACGACGGCGCCGACTCCGCGGCGGCGGTCGGGAGACAGCTCGCGCGGCTCCACGAGGCGGGGGTCGTCCACGGCGACCCGACGACGCGAAACGTGCGGGTGGGCGCAGACGCCGCGGGCGGCGCGGCGGCCGCATCGACCGACCGAACCGTCCTCATCGACTTCGGGCTCGCGTATCACACGGGGCACGTCGAAGACCACGCGATGGACCTTCACGTGTTCGAGGGGTCGATCCGCGCGACGGCGGCCGATCCGGCGCCGCTGATCGAGGCGTTTGAGGACGGTTACGCCGAGGTCGGAGCCAACGAGGTTCTCGACCGGCTCCGCGACATCGAGGGCCGCGGCCGCTATCGGTGA
- a CDS encoding 30S ribosomal protein S24e, whose amino-acid sequence MDVDIISEEENPMLHRTDIRFETTHEEATPSRLSVRDSLAAKLDKASEEVVVHELDTKFGMRKTVGYAKVYDSAEDALDVEQEYMLERNKIGGEGDADAEEA is encoded by the coding sequence ATGGACGTCGATATCATCTCCGAAGAGGAGAACCCCATGTTGCACCGCACGGACATCCGATTCGAGACGACCCACGAGGAGGCGACCCCCTCCCGTCTCTCCGTCCGCGACTCGCTCGCGGCCAAACTGGACAAAGCCTCCGAGGAGGTCGTCGTCCACGAACTGGACACGAAGTTCGGCATGCGCAAGACGGTCGGCTACGCGAAGGTGTACGACAGCGCGGAGGACGCGCTCGACGTCGAGCAGGAGTACATGCTCGAACGCAACAAGATCGGCGGCGAGGGCGACGCGGACGCCGAAGAAGCCTAA
- a CDS encoding GTP-dependent dephospho-CoA kinase family protein produces the protein MLTLPDSLRDAFKEPLGLVTTDAETLLAAAAETRADRIARDAPIVAVGDVVTYHLRQAGRVPDVAIVDGKTEREAVRSEVASTMAEADVRRVEVENAPASLSAALLSALADALSAGEPVMIEVTGEEDLAALPAIVAAPDGASVVYGQPGEGMVRVPVTPDSRAEARELFEALDGDVEAAYDLLGPTADGDGR, from the coding sequence ATGCTCACGCTCCCAGACTCGCTGCGCGACGCGTTCAAAGAGCCGCTCGGACTGGTGACGACCGACGCGGAGACCCTCCTCGCGGCCGCGGCGGAGACCCGCGCCGATCGGATCGCTCGCGACGCGCCGATCGTTGCCGTCGGCGACGTCGTCACGTACCATCTCCGTCAGGCCGGGCGCGTCCCGGATGTGGCCATCGTGGACGGAAAGACGGAGCGCGAGGCGGTCAGATCCGAGGTCGCCTCTACGATGGCCGAGGCCGACGTGCGTCGGGTCGAGGTGGAAAACGCCCCGGCGTCGCTCTCGGCGGCCCTGTTGTCCGCGCTCGCCGACGCGCTCTCTGCCGGCGAGCCGGTCATGATCGAGGTGACTGGCGAGGAGGACCTCGCCGCGCTGCCCGCGATCGTCGCCGCGCCCGACGGGGCGAGCGTCGTGTACGGACAGCCGGGCGAGGGGATGGTGCGCGTTCCGGTCACGCCGGACTCCCGCGCGGAGGCCCGGGAACTGTTCGAGGCGCTCGACGGCGATGTCGAAGCCGCCTACGACCTCCTCGGGCCGACTGCGGACGGCGACGGTCGGTAA
- the spt4 gene encoding transcription elongation factor subunit Spt4, whose amino-acid sequence MAEDRLACRECHHVNDPDSQTCEHCGSSSLTEDWAGYVIITRPEESEIAEEMNVTKAGSYALKVR is encoded by the coding sequence ATGGCCGAGGACCGCCTGGCGTGTCGTGAGTGTCACCACGTCAACGACCCCGACTCACAGACCTGTGAACACTGCGGGTCTTCGTCGCTCACCGAGGACTGGGCGGGCTACGTCATCATCACCCGGCCCGAGGAAAGCGAAATCGCCGAGGAGATGAACGTCACGAAGGCCGGCTCGTACGCGCTGAAGGTCCGATAG
- a CDS encoding DNA-directed RNA polymerase, translated as MYKRVRLKDTVEVPPKHLADVTDKRVKALLQDKLEGRMDEDVGSVVSVIEVHDIGDGAVLHNRPGVYYEAEFDALTYDPDMQEVADGTVVETVEFGAFVGIGPVDGLLHVSQITDEYLTFDGANQMLASSDSDKTLGVDDAVRVRVVTKSIDERNPRDSKIGLTAKQPGLGKHEWLEGQRQHREQTGEEAD; from the coding sequence ATGTACAAACGAGTTCGACTCAAGGATACGGTCGAGGTACCGCCGAAACACCTGGCGGACGTCACCGACAAGCGGGTGAAAGCCCTGCTGCAGGACAAACTGGAAGGACGAATGGACGAAGACGTGGGGAGCGTCGTGAGTGTCATCGAGGTCCACGATATCGGCGACGGCGCGGTGTTACACAACCGCCCCGGCGTCTACTACGAGGCCGAGTTCGACGCGCTGACCTACGACCCCGACATGCAGGAAGTCGCCGACGGGACGGTCGTCGAGACCGTCGAGTTCGGCGCGTTCGTCGGAATCGGGCCGGTCGACGGCCTGCTGCACGTCTCACAGATCACCGACGAGTACCTCACGTTCGACGGGGCGAACCAGATGCTCGCCTCCTCGGATTCGGATAAGACCCTCGGCGTCGACGACGCCGTCAGGGTGCGCGTGGTGACGAAGAGCATCGACGAGCGCAACCCCCGCGACTCGAAGATCGGGCTCACCGCGAAGCAGCCGGGCCTCGGAAAACACGAGTGGTTGGAGGGACAGCGACAACACCGCGAACAGACCGGTGAGGAGGCCGACTGA
- a CDS encoding PIN domain-containing protein encodes MVDDAHTDGLAGGDGVPVVALDASALMAPVEADLRLFEELDRLLGDSTAVVPAAVVSELDGLQGGNGKEATAASVGADLAARAETVATDASYADDALVELATEGRVDGVVTNDRPLANRVLEAGAPVIGLRGRNTLAITEP; translated from the coding sequence GTGGTCGACGACGCCCACACCGACGGGCTCGCGGGTGGCGACGGCGTCCCCGTCGTCGCTCTTGACGCGAGCGCGCTGATGGCGCCGGTCGAAGCGGACCTCCGGCTGTTCGAGGAGCTCGATCGGCTCCTCGGCGACTCCACGGCCGTCGTCCCGGCGGCGGTCGTCTCAGAGCTCGACGGGCTCCAGGGCGGCAACGGGAAGGAGGCGACCGCGGCGAGCGTGGGTGCGGACCTCGCGGCGCGGGCGGAGACGGTGGCAACGGACGCATCGTACGCCGACGACGCGCTCGTCGAACTGGCGACCGAAGGCCGGGTCGACGGCGTCGTCACCAACGATCGACCGCTGGCGAACCGGGTGCTGGAGGCGGGCGCACCAGTAATCGGTTTAAGGGGTCGGAACACACTGGCGATAACGGAACCCTAG
- a CDS encoding translation initiation factor IF-2 subunit gamma, with amino-acid sequence MTEANTQPEVNIGLVGHVDHGKTTLVQALSGSWTDQHSEEMKRGISIRLGYADATLRRCPGLDAPECYTVDEECEDGSASEPVRTVSFVDAPGHETLMATMLSGASIMDGAVLVVSATEDVPQAQTEEHLMALDLIGIENIVIAQNKVDLVSRDRAVDNYEQITEFVEGTVAEDAPIVPVSAQQEVNLDLLIDAIETEIPTPDRDPGESARMYAARSFDINRPGATAADLKGGVVGGSLVSGELSVGDGLEIRPGREVDEEGQTEWRPLETTVRSLQAGSNDVDSAHPGGLLGIGTGLDPSLTKGDALAGQVAGEPGTLPPTRNEFEMQVDLLERVVGKEDDESGESDIEEISTGEPLMLTVGTATTVGAVTSARDGECEVSLKRPVCAEEGAQIAINRRVGARWRLIGVGTLS; translated from the coding sequence GTGACTGAAGCCAACACACAACCGGAGGTGAACATCGGTCTCGTCGGTCACGTCGACCACGGGAAGACGACGCTCGTGCAGGCGTTGTCCGGCTCGTGGACCGACCAGCACAGCGAGGAAATGAAACGCGGCATCTCGATCCGGCTGGGGTACGCCGACGCGACGCTCCGTCGCTGTCCCGGTCTCGACGCGCCCGAGTGTTACACCGTCGACGAAGAGTGCGAAGACGGCTCCGCGAGCGAGCCCGTTCGGACGGTCTCGTTCGTCGACGCGCCGGGCCACGAGACGCTGATGGCGACGATGCTCTCCGGCGCCTCGATCATGGACGGGGCCGTGCTGGTCGTGAGCGCGACCGAGGACGTCCCGCAGGCCCAGACGGAAGAGCACTTGATGGCGCTCGATCTCATCGGCATCGAGAACATCGTCATCGCACAGAACAAAGTCGATCTGGTCAGCCGCGACCGCGCCGTCGACAACTACGAGCAGATCACGGAGTTCGTCGAGGGAACCGTCGCGGAGGACGCGCCGATCGTGCCCGTCTCCGCACAGCAGGAGGTCAACCTCGATCTCCTCATCGACGCGATCGAGACGGAGATTCCGACGCCCGACCGCGATCCGGGCGAGAGCGCACGCATGTACGCGGCCCGCTCGTTCGACATCAACCGGCCGGGCGCGACCGCGGCCGATCTGAAAGGCGGCGTCGTCGGCGGGTCGCTCGTCAGCGGCGAGCTGTCGGTCGGCGACGGCTTGGAGATCCGCCCCGGCCGCGAGGTCGACGAGGAGGGCCAGACGGAGTGGCGCCCCCTCGAAACCACGGTGCGTTCGCTACAGGCCGGCAGCAACGACGTCGACTCCGCACATCCCGGCGGGCTCCTCGGTATCGGGACCGGCCTCGACCCGAGTCTCACGAAAGGCGACGCGCTCGCGGGCCAGGTCGCCGGCGAGCCCGGCACGCTCCCGCCGACGCGCAACGAGTTCGAGATGCAGGTCGACCTGCTCGAACGCGTCGTCGGCAAGGAGGACGACGAGAGCGGCGAGAGCGACATCGAGGAGATATCTACCGGCGAGCCGCTGATGCTCACGGTCGGCACCGCGACGACGGTCGGCGCGGTGACGAGCGCGCGCGACGGCGAGTGCGAAGTGAGCCTCAAACGCCCGGTCTGTGCCGAGGAGGGCGCACAGATCGCCATCAACCGCCGTGTCGGCGCACGGTGGCGACTCATCGGCGTCGGGACGCTCTCCTGA
- a CDS encoding DUF5810 domain-containing protein — protein sequence MGYACPVCETPQRDGEHLAHHLAFTAMLHGGDHEAWLDDHAPDWGDRDPAGLAAEVTPHAADAEYHEVFEDTVNRGRPDVDVGEHDHAGHGRGHAGHGTPGDAGLVDGAVDADPEVAAAVRAAREMAQNAAEDDGETDGHPDDETAAAERRSADASDGADDAS from the coding sequence ATGGGATACGCGTGTCCGGTGTGTGAGACCCCGCAGCGAGACGGCGAACACCTCGCGCATCACCTCGCGTTCACGGCGATGCTCCACGGCGGCGACCACGAGGCGTGGCTCGACGACCACGCCCCGGACTGGGGCGACCGCGATCCGGCGGGGCTCGCCGCCGAGGTGACGCCCCACGCCGCGGACGCCGAGTATCACGAGGTGTTCGAGGATACGGTCAATCGGGGTCGCCCCGACGTGGACGTGGGCGAACACGACCACGCGGGACACGGCCGCGGCCACGCCGGACACGGGACGCCCGGCGACGCCGGCCTCGTGGACGGAGCCGTCGACGCCGACCCGGAGGTTGCGGCCGCGGTGCGTGCGGCCCGAGAGATGGCACAGAATGCGGCGGAAGACGACGGAGAGACCGACGGGCACCCGGACGACGAGACGGCGGCCGCGGAGAGGCGGTCAGCCGACGCGAGCGACGGCGCCGACGACGCCTCCTGA
- a CDS encoding DUF5809 family protein, producing MDTKGTFAPETRAEALEQYEEVGPVAQVVVREATKAMSFDGDEYDDRVTPEVIRTARDATFAELLAVHVGEGSEFDEWLAESEFDEDDVVRMGSENVDNVAWHPVPFADTVIAATYQEEPDAAVSTLRRNAFGRVYREEFYESGR from the coding sequence ATGGACACCAAAGGCACGTTTGCGCCGGAGACCCGCGCCGAGGCGCTCGAACAGTACGAGGAGGTCGGTCCGGTCGCGCAGGTCGTCGTCCGCGAGGCGACGAAGGCGATGTCGTTCGACGGCGACGAGTACGACGACCGAGTGACGCCGGAAGTGATCCGAACCGCGCGCGACGCGACGTTCGCCGAACTGCTCGCGGTCCACGTCGGCGAGGGGAGCGAGTTCGACGAGTGGCTCGCCGAAAGCGAGTTCGACGAAGACGACGTGGTACGGATGGGGTCGGAGAACGTCGACAACGTCGCGTGGCACCCGGTTCCGTTCGCGGACACCGTGATCGCGGCGACGTATCAGGAGGAACCGGACGCGGCCGTCAGCACCCTCCGCCGGAACGCGTTCGGACGGGTGTACCGCGAGGAGTTCTACGAGTCCGGCCGATAG
- the dpsA gene encoding DNA starvation/stationary phase protection protein DpsA, with the protein MSTQKTARQRYGDVHESEALRIPEEKAEQLVDALNSDLAATYVLYHQVKKHHWLVEGAEFLGIHEYLGEVAEDLEAGADVLAERAQALGGVPLSGGANYEEHAPVSPEDADAYDIRTSLENDLEIFGDITEQLREHIQLANNLGDYNTEEQLRDILEDVEEHGHHLEHYLEDDTLVTQGTIE; encoded by the coding sequence ATGAGTACGCAGAAGACAGCCCGACAGCGCTACGGCGACGTTCACGAAAGCGAAGCGCTCCGCATCCCCGAAGAGAAGGCCGAACAGCTCGTCGACGCGCTCAACAGCGACCTCGCGGCGACGTACGTCCTCTACCACCAGGTCAAAAAGCACCACTGGCTCGTCGAGGGTGCCGAGTTCCTCGGCATCCACGAGTACCTCGGCGAGGTCGCTGAGGACCTCGAAGCCGGCGCCGACGTGCTCGCCGAGCGCGCGCAAGCGCTCGGCGGCGTCCCGCTCTCCGGCGGCGCGAACTACGAGGAACACGCGCCGGTAAGCCCCGAGGACGCCGACGCCTACGACATCCGAACGTCGCTCGAAAACGATCTGGAAATCTTCGGCGACATCACCGAGCAGCTCCGCGAACACATCCAGCTCGCCAACAACCTCGGCGACTACAACACGGAAGAACAGCTCCGCGACATCCTCGAAGACGTCGAGGAACACGGCCACCACCTCGAACACTACCTCGAAGACGACACGCTCGTCACCCAGGGAACGATCGAGTAA
- a CDS encoding HEAT repeat domain-containing protein — protein sequence MSNGDDDPAEASEEADAADDAEEAGDAGESTDAAAPTLPDEATEESLNEYLDEIAGRLDDAETEADLDDVDALLDDAESGIEEADLPEPAEDDEDADDPRGDLKDRVAELREGVEEARGPYADDVVDAIESAVSTLEDTEWTAAGRDDAADAVVAFVDAAADAVEGESDATDIDPDTVDADAADEGGETLDSVEEYVEALEAVAGAVADAGFDPDDDAAVIAALLEATDDLEAGLDDAEEWDDLETHEQLRAQGYYDVLGHYKDFPVEWAALKEHEARGNVDMILLALDSLQSDFMERHCLEAFERMGKRGKTEASLEELLGRAEKRSQFAIRILGKMAADEATETLVEFVGEDSNPQLQKVVFKALGEIGASEAVQPLANELDPGSETEDLVRPHAARALGLIGDTRAVAPLADALAEDDSDDVRAAAGWALRQIGTREALETVADYADEHSFVVSTEGEKAERALDEAAAAA from the coding sequence ATGAGCAACGGCGACGACGACCCGGCCGAGGCCTCCGAGGAGGCCGACGCCGCGGACGACGCGGAGGAGGCGGGCGACGCCGGCGAGTCGACGGACGCGGCTGCGCCCACGCTTCCCGACGAAGCGACCGAGGAATCCCTCAACGAGTACCTCGACGAGATCGCAGGCCGGCTCGACGACGCCGAGACCGAGGCCGATCTCGACGACGTCGACGCGCTCCTCGACGACGCGGAGTCGGGAATCGAGGAGGCCGACCTCCCCGAACCGGCCGAGGACGACGAGGACGCCGACGACCCGCGCGGCGACCTCAAAGACCGCGTGGCTGAGCTGCGCGAGGGCGTCGAGGAGGCGCGCGGCCCCTACGCCGACGACGTGGTCGACGCGATCGAGTCGGCCGTGTCGACGCTCGAAGACACCGAGTGGACCGCCGCCGGGCGAGACGACGCCGCGGACGCGGTGGTGGCGTTCGTCGACGCGGCCGCAGACGCGGTCGAAGGCGAGAGCGACGCGACGGACATCGACCCAGACACCGTCGACGCGGACGCGGCCGACGAAGGCGGCGAGACGCTCGACAGCGTCGAAGAATACGTGGAGGCGCTCGAAGCGGTCGCCGGCGCGGTCGCGGACGCCGGCTTCGACCCCGACGACGACGCGGCGGTGATCGCGGCGCTCCTCGAGGCGACCGACGACCTCGAGGCGGGCCTCGACGACGCGGAAGAGTGGGACGATCTGGAAACTCACGAGCAGCTCCGCGCACAGGGCTACTACGACGTGCTCGGCCACTACAAGGATTTCCCGGTGGAGTGGGCCGCGCTCAAGGAGCACGAGGCGCGCGGGAACGTCGACATGATCCTGCTCGCGCTCGACTCGCTGCAGTCCGACTTCATGGAGCGGCACTGCCTCGAAGCGTTCGAGCGCATGGGCAAACGCGGGAAAACCGAGGCCTCCCTGGAGGAGCTGCTCGGCCGCGCCGAAAAGCGCAGCCAGTTTGCGATCCGCATCCTCGGCAAGATGGCGGCCGACGAGGCGACGGAGACGCTCGTCGAGTTCGTCGGTGAAGACTCGAACCCGCAGCTCCAGAAGGTCGTGTTCAAAGCGCTCGGCGAGATCGGCGCGAGCGAGGCGGTCCAGCCGCTCGCGAACGAACTCGACCCCGGAAGCGAGACCGAGGACCTCGTCCGGCCCCACGCCGCTCGCGCGCTCGGACTCATCGGCGACACCCGCGCCGTTGCTCCCCTCGCCGATGCGCTCGCCGAGGACGACTCCGACGACGTCCGCGCTGCCGCCGGGTGGGCGCTCCGACAGATCGGCACGCGCGAGGCGCTCGAAACGGTCGCCGACTACGCCGACGAACACTCGTTCGTCGTCTCCACCGAGGGAGAGAAGGCCGAACGCGCGCTCGACGAGGCGGCCGCCGCCGCCTGA